A single genomic interval of Mangifera indica cultivar Alphonso chromosome 5, CATAS_Mindica_2.1, whole genome shotgun sequence harbors:
- the LOC123216002 gene encoding uncharacterized protein LOC123216002 — protein sequence MAIRLAVLKSSGIKSGCALSFMRLAHVAALPAPMNSIISSPIVSPPLVLPDILEGKNSSGFGFPSFSFGGSMELMAVPKKKVSPHKKGIRNGPKALKPVPVIIRCRSCGRVKLPHFFCCSGERRKEE from the exons ATGGCAATAAGACTGGCTGTGCTAAAAAGCTCCGGGATTAAATCAGGATGCGCCTTATCCTTCATGCGGTTGGCCCACGTCGCAGCCCTTCCTGCGCCGATGAACTCAATTATCAGTTCTCCTATTGTATCTCCACCTTTGGTTTTACCAGATATCTTGGAAGGAAAAAACAGCAGCGGTTTCGGATTCCCAAGTTTCTCATTTGGCGGATCCATGGAACTTATGGCTGTCCCCAAAAAGAAG GTTTCTCCCCACAAGAAAGGCATAAGAAATGGACCAAAAGCTTTGAAGCCTGTTCCAGTGATTATTCGGTGCAG GAGCTGCGGTCGAGTGAAGTTGCCACACTTCTTTTGTTGCAGTGGAGAGAGGCGGAAGGAAGAGTGA
- the LOC123216366 gene encoding uncharacterized protein LOC123216366: MSSSDSNQPQNETPESSNIDPQQTLESKPQNPDTESRTYIIDANIEKTQDEKTKETAIDNGEEIHGEGAEGEEEGECGFCLFMKGGGCKESFIAWEHCVEEAEKNKEDIVEECLDVTRALRKCMEAHADYYEPILRAERVAQEEVVKELEKEKAAENSKDSKGNRDVGRN, from the coding sequence ATGTCATCCTCTGATAGTAACCAACCGCAAAATGAAACTCCAGAATCCTCAAATATTGATCCCCAACAAACCCTAGAATCAAAACCCCAAAACCCTGATACCGAATCCCGTACTTATATAATTGAtgcaaatattgaaaaaacccAAGACGAAAAAACTAAAGAGACGGCCATCGATAATGGAGAAGAAATTCACGGTGAAGGAGCGGAAGGAGAGGAGGAGGGAGAGTGCggattttgtctttttatgaaGGGTGGTGGGTGCAAAGAAAGCTTTATAGCATGGGAGCATTGCGTTGAAGAAGCTGAGAAGAACAAGGAAGATATTGTGGAGGAGTGCCTTGATGTAACTCGTGCTTTGAGGAAGTGTATGGAAGCTCATGCTGATTACTACGAGCCCATTTTGCGGGCTGAAAGGGTGGCTCAGGAGGAGGTCGTCAAGGAGTTGGAGAAAGAGAAGGCTGCCGAGAATTCAAAGGATTCCAAAGGAAATAGGGATGTGGGTAGAAATTAA
- the LOC123215555 gene encoding uncharacterized protein LOC123215555 has protein sequence MGRMSTYFGMTLAVFVFWSSMDRFHVWYALYQDEKQERLEKEAESRRVREEVLNKNKHKDAL, from the exons ATGGGGAGAATGTCGACATACTTCGGAATGACACTTGCGGTCTTCGTCTTCTGGTCGTCCATGGACAGATTCCATGTATGGTACGCCCTCTATCAGGACGAAAAG CAAGAGAGGCTGGAAAAAGAAGCGGAGAGCAGGAGAGTGAGAGAAGAAGTgcttaataaaaacaaacacaagGATGCTCTGTAA